GCACCTCGTAGATCACCGACTGGTCCGGTACCGAGATCACCGCCTCCGGCGGTACGTCGCAGAACAGCGAGATCTTCGTCTTGATGTCCGGCGCGAGCGGCGCGGGCCCGCGCGCGATGATCAGGTTCGGGCGGATCCCGATCGCCCGAAGCTCCCGGACCGAGTGCTGGGTCGGCTTGGTCTTCGACTCGCCCACGGGCCCGACGACCGGCACGAGCGTCGTGTGGACGAACGCCATGTGCCCCTCGCCGAGCTCGTAGGAGAGCTCGCGCAGCGCCTCGAGGAACGGCATCGACTCGATGTCGCCGACGGTCCCGCCGACCTCGACGAGCACCACTTCCGCGCCGGCCGCCTGCCCGACCTCTCTCACGGTCCGCTTGATCTCCCCGGTGACGTGCGGGATGATCTGGACGGTGTTGCCGAGGTAGTCCCCGCGCCGCTCCTTCTCGATGACCGCGCGATAGATCTTCCCCGTCGTGAGGTTGTGCGTGCCGACCAGGCTCTGGCCCAGGAACCGCTCGTAGTTGCCGAGGTCGAGGTCCGCCTCTGTCCCATCGTCCAGCACGAACACCTCGCCGTGCTGGTACGGGTTCATCGTTCCCGCGTCGACGTTGAGGTACGGGTCGATCTTGACGATCGTGACCGGGATCCCCCGGGCCTTCAGAAGCCGCCCGAGCGACGAGGTGGTGATGCCCTTGCCGAGGCCCGAGATCACGCCGCCACTGACCGCGATGACCTTCACAGGACCCCGCCGCGGAGTCGTAGCGGGTCCGCGCCATAAAGTCTGTGGCGCGCGCTCGACCTCCGGCGGACGCCGGAGGCCCGGGCGAGCCCGTCTACCGGGCTCCGAACGGGACGCGTCGACCCGATGGGTCCCGGTGGGACCGGCCGAACTCCTCCAGCGGCCGGAGCCGCTCGGCCGGAAAGACGGGGCCGTCGACGCACACGTGGTAGGGACCGAGCGCGCACGCGTCGCACATCCCGAGCGCGCACTTCATGTGGCGTTCGACCGAGCAGAGCACCGGGACGCCCGGCGATCGCGCGGCGCTCGCGACCTTCTGCATCATGATCTCGGGACCGCACGTCCACACGGCGTCGAACGTCTCGGACGCGAGGAGCCGCTCGGCCAGTTCCGTCACGAACCCGCGCACCCCCTCGGAGCCGTCGTCGGTGGCGACCTCGACCCGGGCGCCCATTGCCTCGAAGCGGCGGCGGAAGAGGAGCTCCGGGGCCTGCGTGGCGCCGAGCGCCACGGTCACCCGGCTCCCTCCGCGGATCGCGCGCTCGGCGGCCGGCGCGAGCACCGCGCTGCCGCTCCCGCCGCCGACCACGAGGATCCTCCGTGGCGACACGTCGAAGCGGTTCCCGTACGGACCTCGGAGGCCGATCCGGGTCCCCGGGGGGATCGACTGGATCGCCCGGCTCGTGGCCCCCATCGCCTTCACCGTCACGCCCTTCGAGGGGCCCTCGGTGTACGAGAGCGACATCGGCAGCTCGTCGTCGCCCGGGATCCACACCATCACGAACTGCCCGGGGTCGGCGGACGGAGCGTAGGGGAACCGCAGGGTGACCGTGCTGGGGGTCTCTTCGACCCGCGCGCTCACCAACGCCGTGGTCCGCACGGAGGTGCTAGGATTCGCTCGATTTAGCGGCTCGGAGCGCGGGGTCGGCGTGCGCCGCCGAGTGGGAACGGGCGTGAGCCGCGCCGACGACGTCGGCAATCGAGCGAACACCGAGCTGGTCGAGCCGGCGGGAGAGATCGTCGGCGAGCCGCGCGAATATCCCGATCCCGCCCTGGGTGACGGCGGTCCCGATCTCGACCGCCCGCGCGCCGGCCAGAAGGTACTCCAGCGCGTCGTCCGCGGTCGCGATGCCGCCGACCCCGACGACGGGGATCGACACCCGCTCGTAGATCTGCCAGACGCACGCGAGGCCGACCGGCTTGATCGCCGGGCCGCTGAGGCCGCCCAGCCCGTGCGCCAGGACCGGACGCCGCAGTTCGACGTCGATGGCCAGCCCCCGGACCGTGTTGATGGCGCTCACCGCGACCGCGCCGCCGCGCTCCGCTGCGGCGGCCAGCGCCGCGGGATCGGGGGTGTTCGGCGTGATCTTGGCGATCACCGGTAGCTCGGTCGTGCCCCGCACCGCGCGCACGATCTCCTCCACGTCCGCCGGATCGCTGCCGACCTCGGTGCCGAAGCCTTCCGCGTGCGGGCAGCTGAGGTTGAGCTCGAGGGCCGCCACGCCGGTCGCGGACATGCGTTGCGCGAGTCGGGCGAACTCCTCCGCGCTCCCTCCGAAGATCGACCCGATGACGAGCGCGCCGGCCCGTAACGCGACCGCGATCTCCCGCGGGTACTCCGCGATCCCCGGGTTCGGGAGCCCCATCGCGTTGAGCAGCCCCCAGTCCCCGTACTGCTCGACCGTCGGATTCGGGTAGCCCGCGCGCGCCTCGGATCCGATCGACTTCGTGATCACGCCCCCGGCACCGGCGGACCACGCCCCGGCGAGCGACTCGCCGCTCTCTCCCCAGATCCCCGACGCCAGGAGAAACGGGTTCCGCAGCGCGAGGGGGCCGAGGCGGACCGAGAGTTCGCCCACGACCCTCGCCTACCGGTGGTGCGCTTAAATCGGCTCGGACCGGTGGCCCGCGGGAATGCACCTCGATCGCCTCACCGATGCGGCCCGTGCGGCACTCGAGCGGTCGTTCCAGCGGGCCGCGGAGCTGCGGCACGCCTCCGTCGAGCCGGAGCATCTGCTGTGGGCGCTGCTGGACGCCGCCGACGGA
This genomic interval from Thermoplasmata archaeon contains the following:
- a CDS encoding dihydroorotate dehydrogenase electron transfer subunit, whose translation is MRTTALVSARVEETPSTVTLRFPYAPSADPGQFVMVWIPGDDELPMSLSYTEGPSKGVTVKAMGATSRAIQSIPPGTRIGLRGPYGNRFDVSPRRILVVGGGSGSAVLAPAAERAIRGGSRVTVALGATQAPELLFRRRFEAMGARVEVATDDGSEGVRGFVTELAERLLASETFDAVWTCGPEIMMQKVASAARSPGVPVLCSVERHMKCALGMCDACALGPYHVCVDGPVFPAERLRPLEEFGRSHRDPSGRRVPFGAR
- a CDS encoding dihydroorotate dehydrogenase; amino-acid sequence: MGELSVRLGPLALRNPFLLASGIWGESGESLAGAWSAGAGGVITKSIGSEARAGYPNPTVEQYGDWGLLNAMGLPNPGIAEYPREIAVALRAGALVIGSIFGGSAEEFARLAQRMSATGVAALELNLSCPHAEGFGTEVGSDPADVEEIVRAVRGTTELPVIAKITPNTPDPAALAAAAERGGAVAVSAINTVRGLAIDVELRRPVLAHGLGGLSGPAIKPVGLACVWQIYERVSIPVVGVGGIATADDALEYLLAGARAVEIGTAVTQGGIGIFARLADDLSRRLDQLGVRSIADVVGAAHARSHSAAHADPALRAAKSSES